The Leucobacter chromiiresistens genome window below encodes:
- the secY gene encoding preprotein translocase subunit SecY — protein sequence MFSAIGRIFRTPDLRRKIVFTLAIVSLFRLGSFIPAPFVDFNNVQACLVANQNQGSSGLYDMINLFSGGALLQLSIFALGIMPYITASIITQLLRVVIPHFEALHKEGQAGQAKLTQYTRYLTIALAILQSTTLITVARSGQLFGAAANQACQNLVSQEWWAVLIMIITMTAGTGLIMWFGELITERGVGNGMSLLIFTSIAATFPGAMWIIKESRGWEVFFIVLAVGLLVVAAVVFVEQSQRRIPVQYAKRVVGRRTYGGSSTYIPIKVNMAGVIPVIFASAILYLPMLITQFNQPQIGEDPKPWVVWIQNNLVYGDQPVYMLVFFLLVIGFTFFYVQITFNPEEVSDNMKQYGGFIPGIRAGRPTAEYLNYVLTRITSAGSLYLGVIALLPLIALSFFGANQNFPFGGASILIIVGVGLETVKQIDAQLQQRHYEGLLK from the coding sequence TTGTTCAGCGCCATCGGACGGATCTTCCGGACACCCGATCTGCGGCGGAAGATCGTCTTCACGCTCGCCATCGTGTCGTTGTTCCGGCTCGGGTCATTCATCCCCGCACCGTTCGTCGACTTCAACAACGTTCAGGCGTGCCTGGTGGCAAACCAGAATCAGGGCAGCTCCGGTCTGTACGACATGATCAACCTCTTCAGCGGCGGCGCGCTGCTGCAGCTGTCGATCTTCGCCCTCGGCATCATGCCCTACATCACGGCGTCGATCATCACCCAGCTCCTGCGCGTCGTGATCCCGCACTTCGAGGCGCTGCACAAGGAGGGCCAGGCCGGTCAAGCCAAGCTCACGCAGTACACCCGCTACCTGACGATCGCCCTCGCGATCCTGCAGTCCACCACGCTCATCACGGTCGCCCGCTCGGGCCAGCTGTTCGGCGCCGCGGCCAACCAGGCGTGCCAGAACCTGGTCTCCCAGGAATGGTGGGCCGTGCTCATCATGATCATCACGATGACCGCGGGAACGGGTCTCATCATGTGGTTCGGCGAGCTCATCACCGAGCGCGGCGTCGGCAACGGCATGTCGCTCCTCATCTTCACGTCGATCGCGGCGACCTTCCCCGGCGCCATGTGGATCATCAAGGAGTCGCGCGGCTGGGAGGTCTTCTTCATCGTGCTCGCCGTCGGCCTGCTCGTCGTGGCGGCGGTCGTCTTCGTCGAGCAGTCGCAGCGGCGCATCCCGGTGCAGTACGCGAAGCGCGTGGTGGGGCGTCGCACCTACGGCGGCAGCAGCACCTACATCCCGATCAAGGTGAACATGGCGGGCGTCATCCCCGTGATCTTCGCCTCGGCGATCCTGTACCTGCCCATGCTGATCACGCAGTTCAACCAGCCGCAGATCGGCGAGGACCCGAAGCCCTGGGTCGTGTGGATCCAGAACAACCTGGTCTACGGCGACCAGCCGGTCTACATGCTCGTCTTCTTCCTGCTCGTCATCGGGTTCACCTTCTTCTACGTGCAGATCACGTTCAACCCCGAAGAGGTCTCCGACAACATGAAGCAGTACGGCGGCTTCATCCCGGGAATCCGCGCCGGGCGCCCGACCGCCGAGTACCTCAACTACGTGCTCACCCGCATCACGAGCGCAGGTTCGCTCTACCTCGGCGTCATCGCCCTGCTCCCGCTCATCGCGCTGTCGTTCTTCGGGGCGAACCAGAACTTCCCGTTCGGCGGAGCGTCGATCCTCATCATCGTGGGCGTGGGCCTCGAGACGGTGAAGCAGATCGACGCGCAGCTGCAGCAGCGCCACTACGAAGGGCTCCTCAAGTGA
- a CDS encoding adenylate kinase, producing the protein MTEATTARLLIIGPPGAGKGTQAGRIAERYGVPAISTGDIFRANIQGGTELGKQVQAIIEQGELVPDALTNEIVADRLAQADAASGFLLDGYPRTVEQVHALDGMLSGESLDAVVLLEADPEEVIARLLKRAALEGRADDTEEVIRHRQDVYAAQTAPLIELFSERGILVAVDGLGTIDEVSERIAAGLSAKLSARVGQ; encoded by the coding sequence GTGACCGAAGCCACCACCGCACGTCTGCTCATCATCGGGCCTCCCGGCGCCGGCAAGGGCACGCAGGCCGGCCGGATCGCCGAGCGCTACGGCGTGCCCGCGATCTCGACGGGCGACATCTTCCGCGCGAACATCCAGGGCGGCACGGAGCTCGGCAAGCAGGTGCAGGCCATCATCGAGCAGGGCGAGCTCGTGCCCGACGCGCTCACCAATGAGATCGTCGCCGACCGGCTCGCGCAGGCCGACGCCGCGTCGGGGTTCCTGCTCGACGGGTACCCGCGCACGGTCGAGCAGGTGCACGCGCTCGACGGCATGCTGAGCGGCGAGTCGCTCGACGCCGTCGTGCTGCTCGAAGCGGACCCCGAGGAGGTCATCGCCCGCCTGCTGAAGCGCGCAGCGCTCGAGGGGCGCGCCGACGACACCGAAGAGGTCATCCGGCACCGCCAGGACGTGTACGCCGCGCAGACGGCGCCCCTCATCGAGCTGTTCTCGGAGCGGGGCATCCTCGTCGCCGTCGACGGGCTCGGCACGATCGACGAGGTCTCGGAGCGGATCGCCGCCGGCCTGTCGGCGAAGCTGAGCGCCCGAGTCGGGCAGTAG
- the map gene encoding type I methionyl aminopeptidase: MARRGLLRRSIYKSPAQLRLMIEPGLATAAALEQMRAAVAPGVTPLELDAIAERAIRERGGAPNFMLEPGYRHTICANVNQHVVHAIPTDRPLEPGDIVALDAGAVVDGWHGDSAFTAVLPDHADPERTAANQRLSDVTEQAMWRGIARLASAAHLNEVGEAVAGYVRSRSDFGVLEDYIGHGIGRSMHEDPPVFNVPVRRRGPEVKPGLVVAIEPIISAGGIDTVVEDDDWTVTIADGSMSAQWEHTVAVHERGIWVLTAADGGASGLEPLGVRPVPIP, from the coding sequence TTGGCCCGTCGAGGTCTGCTGCGACGTTCGATCTACAAGTCGCCCGCGCAGCTGCGCCTGATGATCGAGCCGGGTCTTGCGACCGCCGCGGCGCTCGAGCAGATGCGCGCGGCGGTGGCGCCGGGCGTGACGCCGCTCGAACTCGACGCGATCGCTGAGCGGGCCATTCGCGAGCGCGGCGGAGCGCCGAACTTCATGCTCGAGCCCGGGTACCGCCACACCATCTGCGCGAACGTGAATCAGCACGTGGTGCACGCCATCCCGACCGATCGGCCGCTCGAGCCGGGCGACATCGTCGCTCTCGACGCCGGCGCCGTGGTCGACGGGTGGCACGGCGACTCGGCGTTCACCGCGGTGCTGCCCGATCACGCCGACCCGGAGCGCACTGCGGCGAATCAGCGGCTCAGCGACGTCACCGAGCAGGCGATGTGGCGCGGGATCGCGCGGCTCGCCTCGGCCGCGCACCTCAACGAGGTGGGGGAGGCGGTCGCCGGCTACGTGCGCTCGCGCAGCGACTTCGGCGTGCTCGAGGACTACATCGGCCACGGGATCGGCCGCAGCATGCACGAGGATCCGCCGGTGTTCAACGTACCGGTGCGCCGTCGCGGGCCCGAGGTCAAACCGGGGCTGGTGGTCGCCATCGAGCCCATCATCTCCGCGGGCGGCATCGACACCGTCGTCGAGGACGACGATTGGACGGTGACGATCGCGGACGGCTCGATGAGCGCCCAGTGGGAGCACACCGTCGCCGTGCACGAACGGGGCATCTGGGTGCTCACCGCAGCGGACGGCGGCGCGAGCGGCCTGGAGCCGCTCGGCGTGCGCCCCGTTCCGATCCCGTGA
- the infA gene encoding translation initiation factor IF-1 encodes MAKKDGVIEIEGHIVEALPNAMFRVELTNGHKVLAHISGKMRQHYIRILPEDRVIVELTPYDLTRGRIVYRYK; translated from the coding sequence ATGGCGAAGAAAGACGGCGTCATCGAGATCGAGGGACACATCGTCGAGGCTCTGCCGAACGCGATGTTCCGCGTCGAGCTGACCAACGGACATAAAGTGCTCGCTCACATCTCGGGCAAAATGCGCCAGCACTACATCCGCATCCTCCCCGAGGATCGCGTGATCGTCGAGCTGACGCCCTACGATCTGACCCGCGGCCGCATCGTCTACCGCTACAAGTAG
- the rpmJ gene encoding 50S ribosomal protein L36, with translation MKVNPSVKPICDHCKVIRRHGRVMVICKSNPRHKQRQG, from the coding sequence ATGAAGGTCAATCCCAGCGTCAAGCCGATCTGCGATCACTGCAAGGTCATCCGTCGCCACGGACGCGTCATGGTGATCTGCAAGAGCAACCCGCGCCACAAGCAGCGCCAGGGCTGA
- the rpsM gene encoding 30S ribosomal protein S13, whose amino-acid sequence MARLAGVDIPRDKRVEIALTYIYGVGRTSALKTLADTNIDGNIRVKDLSDDQLVALRDYIEGNFKVEGDLRREVAADIRRKVEIGSYQGLRHRKGLPVHGQRTKTNARTRKGPKRTVAGKKK is encoded by the coding sequence ATGGCACGTCTCGCAGGAGTCGACATCCCACGCGACAAGCGCGTTGAGATCGCACTCACCTACATCTACGGCGTTGGGCGCACCAGCGCACTCAAGACCCTCGCCGACACGAACATCGACGGCAACATCCGCGTGAAGGACCTGTCGGACGACCAGCTGGTCGCGCTCCGCGACTACATCGAGGGCAACTTCAAGGTCGAGGGCGATCTGCGCCGCGAGGTCGCAGCCGACATCCGCCGCAAGGTCGAGATCGGCAGCTACCAGGGGCTCCGCCACCGTAAGGGCCTGCCTGTGCACGGTCAGCGCACCAAGACGAACGCTCGTACCCGCAAGGGCCCGAAGCGCACCGTCGCCGGCAAGAAGAAGTAA
- the rpsK gene encoding 30S ribosomal protein S11: MAAPKTAARKPRRKDKKNVAVGQAHIKSTFNNTIVSITDTTGAVISWASSGGVGFKGSRKSTPFAAQLAAESAARKAQEHGMKKVDIFVKGPGSGRETAIRSLQAAGLEVGSINDVTPQTHNGCRPPKRRRV; the protein is encoded by the coding sequence ATGGCTGCACCAAAGACCGCGGCTCGCAAGCCGCGTCGCAAGGACAAGAAGAATGTCGCCGTGGGCCAGGCCCACATCAAGTCGACCTTCAACAACACGATCGTCTCGATCACCGACACCACGGGTGCCGTGATCAGCTGGGCCTCCTCCGGCGGAGTCGGCTTCAAGGGCTCGCGCAAGTCGACCCCGTTCGCCGCTCAGCTGGCCGCCGAGTCCGCTGCCCGCAAGGCGCAGGAGCACGGCATGAAGAAGGTCGACATCTTCGTCAAGGGACCGGGCTCGGGCCGCGAGACCGCGATCCGCTCGCTGCAGGCCGCCGGCCTCGAGGTGGGTTCGATCAACGACGTCACCCCGCAGACGCACAACGGGTGCCGTCCGCCGAAGCGTCGCCGCGTGTGA
- a CDS encoding DNA-directed RNA polymerase subunit alpha encodes MLIAQRPTLTEESISEFRSRFAIEPLEPGFGYTLGNSLRRTLLSSIPGAAVTSVRFEGVAHEFTTIPGVTEDVTEIILNIKDLVVSSEHDEPITAYLRKTGAGEITAADISAPAGVEVHNPELVIATLSDSAQFELELTIERGRGYVSAAQNRNEDAEVGRIPVDSIYSPVLKVTYRVEATRAGERTDFDRLVVDVESKPAISPRDAIASAGSTLVELFGLARELNTAAEGVEIGPAPVEVVAEGELSIPIEDLDLSVRSYNCLKREGINTVSELVALSEAQLMNIRNFGQKSVFEVRDKLTEMGLSLKDAVPGFDGAQFYSYEDDNN; translated from the coding sequence GTGCTGATTGCACAGCGACCCACTCTGACTGAAGAATCGATCTCCGAGTTCCGTTCGCGTTTCGCCATCGAGCCGCTCGAGCCCGGCTTCGGCTACACGCTCGGCAACTCGCTGCGTCGTACCCTGCTGTCGTCGATTCCCGGCGCGGCCGTCACGAGCGTGCGCTTCGAGGGCGTCGCCCACGAGTTCACGACCATCCCGGGCGTGACCGAGGACGTCACCGAGATCATCCTCAACATCAAGGATCTCGTCGTCTCGAGCGAGCACGACGAGCCCATCACCGCCTACCTGCGGAAGACCGGCGCCGGTGAGATCACCGCCGCCGACATCTCCGCACCGGCGGGCGTCGAGGTGCACAACCCCGAGCTCGTCATCGCGACGCTCAGCGACTCGGCGCAGTTCGAGCTCGAGCTGACGATCGAGCGCGGCCGCGGATACGTCTCCGCCGCTCAGAACCGCAACGAGGACGCCGAGGTCGGCCGCATCCCGGTCGACTCGATCTACTCGCCGGTGCTCAAGGTCACCTACCGCGTCGAGGCGACGCGTGCGGGTGAGCGCACCGACTTCGACCGCCTCGTGGTCGACGTCGAGTCGAAGCCCGCGATCTCCCCGCGAGACGCGATCGCTTCGGCCGGGTCCACCCTCGTCGAGCTCTTCGGGCTCGCGCGAGAGCTGAACACCGCCGCCGAGGGCGTCGAGATCGGCCCCGCGCCGGTCGAGGTCGTCGCAGAGGGCGAGCTCTCGATCCCGATCGAGGACCTCGATCTCTCGGTGCGCAGCTACAACTGCCTCAAGCGCGAGGGCATTAACACGGTGAGCGAACTGGTCGCGCTCTCCGAGGCGCAGCTGATGAACATTCGCAACTTCGGCCAGAAGTCGGTATTCGAGGTGCGCGACAAGCTCACCGAGATGGGCCTCTCGCTCAAGGATGCGGTGCCCGGGTTCGACGGCGCGCAGTTCTACAGCTACGAAGACGACAACAACTAA
- the rplQ gene encoding 50S ribosomal protein L17 — translation MPKPNKGPRLGGGPAHERLMLNQLASQLFEHKRIQTTETKAKRLQPVAERLVTFAKRGDLHSRRRVMRQILDKSVVHELFTEIAPLVENREGGYTRIVKTGFRKGDRAPLAVIELVLEPVSPKPKAEKPAAPVAEETTGAPAEETSEAPVEETTEAPAEETTEAPAEAKAE, via the coding sequence ATGCCCAAGCCCAACAAGGGCCCCCGCCTCGGAGGCGGCCCCGCACACGAGCGTCTGATGCTGAACCAGCTGGCATCGCAGCTCTTCGAGCACAAGCGGATCCAGACGACGGAGACCAAGGCGAAGCGCCTGCAGCCCGTCGCAGAGCGTCTCGTGACCTTCGCGAAGCGCGGCGACCTGCACTCGCGCCGTCGCGTGATGCGTCAGATCCTCGACAAGTCGGTCGTGCACGAGCTCTTCACCGAGATCGCACCGCTCGTCGAGAACCGCGAAGGCGGCTACACGCGCATCGTCAAGACCGGTTTCCGCAAGGGCGACCGTGCGCCGCTCGCCGTGATCGAGCTCGTGCTCGAGCCGGTGTCGCCGAAGCCGAAGGCCGAGAAGCCCGCTGCTCCGGTCGCCGAGGAGACCACCGGGGCTCCCGCCGAGGAGACCAGTGAGGCTCCCGTCGAGGAGACCACCGAGGCTCCGGCCGAGGAGACCACCGAGGCACCCGCCGAGGCGAAGGCCGAGTAA
- a CDS encoding ExeM/NucH family extracellular endonuclease, with translation MSLKRTHRLCAGAAIAALAAVPLIATSAHASIDGTGAVINEIYTAGGNSGAALNADYVELANPTDAEISLAGWSLQYRPATASAPASGAGVIPLSGSIPAGGTFLITGSAGANGQPVPAGDLSSTLAAGAGGGQLVLAKTTAPIALGGEADAATVADFAGYGSAMRFEGAAPAPAPTAAQSIERAGFADTDDNAADFTAAAPTPTASGVPPVEQPEPIDPETVTPISEIQGTGPASPLAGQRVKTRGIVTATYPTGNFAGYTIQTPGAGGAIDPSEHVASEAIFVYSADTVGQAGVGAHVEVTGMVSEFNGLTEITAAASELTVLDEPADPVVPAAVGFPATDAERETLESMLIAPQGAFTVSDTYDTNFFGEIGLAADSAPLLTPTAAGAPGSEAFLAAQARNAAVGVLLDDGSSINFNTRKDAPLPYLSSTAPVRVGAAATFTKPVVLDYRNGAWKFQPTTQLTPENAAAVQPATFTDTREDRPADVGGDVRLAGFNVLNYFTTWGADVAGCQPYEDRAGNGISVRTGCDARGAWDRASFDRQQGKIVDAINALDATVVSLEEIENSARFGKDRDAALADLVAALNADEAVTGGEWDYVHSPAELPASEDVIRTAFIYKKDAIEPLDASVILTDSAAFSKARQPLAQHFRPVGSDADFVVIANHFKSKGDSKPAATGDNADAKDGVGAFNGDRTRQAEALLDFASAMEQRAGTDRVFLVGDFNAYAGETPIQRILDADFVDQGAKTGEQTYAFDGAVGSLDYVFASPAAERLVTGADIWNINSVEAVALEYSRYNSNVVDLFAEGPFRSSDHDPIVVGISADAAAAEKQQLNLLNINDFHGRIDANTVKFAGTVEALRAEHPESSALISSGDNIGASLFASSAAEDQPTLDVLNALGLTASAAGNHEFDRGYDDLDGRVREAAAFPYLGANVTRDGAPALQEYEIIEIDGVDVAIIGAVTQETPSLVSPGGIEGLEFGDPVAAVNRVAAQLSDGDPENGEADVIVAEYHEGAAGGNAEQTTLEEEVAAGGVFARIVTETSPEVDAIFNGHTHAEYAWNAPVPGAADGSTRPVLQTGSYGERIGQVVLEFDTETGETETLVNRNVARVTTDDAELVAGSTVVAEVQRIVNDALDNAAEIGNRKIGEATADITTAHIGAARDDRGSESTLGNFVADAMLATLASPERGGAEIGVVNPGGLRAELAAGEITYAEANAVLPFLNNLWTTTLTGSQFKTVLEQQWQRTADGDVPSKPYLQLGLSKNVSYTFDAARAEGDRITSITVDGAPIDPEREYRIGSFSFLLQGGDNFREFANGVRTQDTGLVDRDAWIEYLRSNSPVSPSYDRRSVQVAGLPDGPVQPGDEIELQFDKLDLTSLGVPPNTEISASIVASGETADAAATQGGSTAEAAALATAPVSDGAATLSLTVPEGVGGAATLTATTDVSGTTVTVPLQVEAAAPGGADGSATGGAAGAATGAADGSGSAGAAGGAEGAAAGGADAGGTAAARAADAAGAADGGAGSAGGGALAATGSESPTASLAVALLAALGGAAILARRAQRARKQIAARAS, from the coding sequence GTGTCCCTGAAACGAACCCATCGCCTCTGCGCGGGTGCGGCGATCGCCGCACTGGCAGCGGTACCGCTCATCGCCACGTCGGCACACGCCAGCATCGACGGCACGGGGGCGGTGATCAACGAGATCTACACCGCCGGAGGCAACAGCGGCGCCGCGCTGAACGCGGACTACGTGGAACTGGCGAACCCGACCGATGCCGAGATCAGCCTCGCCGGCTGGTCGCTGCAGTACCGGCCGGCGACGGCCTCCGCGCCCGCGTCGGGCGCCGGCGTGATCCCGCTCTCCGGTTCGATCCCCGCAGGCGGTACGTTCCTGATCACCGGCTCAGCCGGAGCGAACGGGCAGCCCGTCCCCGCGGGCGATCTCTCGTCCACCCTCGCCGCAGGCGCGGGCGGCGGACAGCTCGTGCTCGCGAAGACCACGGCGCCCATCGCGCTCGGCGGCGAGGCGGATGCCGCGACCGTGGCGGACTTCGCGGGCTACGGCTCGGCGATGCGGTTCGAGGGCGCCGCGCCGGCTCCCGCTCCGACCGCTGCCCAGAGCATCGAACGCGCCGGGTTCGCCGACACGGACGACAACGCGGCCGACTTCACCGCCGCCGCCCCGACGCCCACCGCCTCGGGGGTGCCGCCGGTCGAGCAGCCCGAGCCAATCGACCCGGAGACAGTCACGCCGATCTCCGAGATCCAGGGGACGGGACCCGCCAGCCCGCTCGCCGGGCAACGGGTGAAGACGCGCGGAATCGTCACCGCGACGTACCCCACGGGCAACTTCGCCGGGTACACGATCCAGACCCCGGGCGCCGGCGGCGCCATCGACCCGAGCGAGCACGTCGCCTCCGAGGCGATCTTCGTGTACTCGGCCGACACGGTCGGCCAGGCGGGCGTCGGAGCGCATGTCGAGGTGACCGGCATGGTCTCGGAGTTCAACGGGCTCACCGAGATCACCGCCGCCGCGAGCGAGCTGACCGTGCTCGACGAGCCGGCCGATCCGGTCGTCCCCGCCGCGGTCGGGTTCCCGGCGACCGACGCCGAGCGCGAGACGCTGGAGAGCATGCTGATCGCCCCGCAGGGCGCTTTCACCGTCTCCGACACCTACGACACGAACTTCTTCGGCGAGATCGGCCTCGCAGCCGACAGCGCGCCCCTGCTCACGCCGACCGCGGCCGGTGCGCCGGGAAGCGAGGCCTTCCTCGCCGCGCAGGCGAGGAACGCCGCGGTCGGGGTGCTGCTCGACGACGGGTCGAGCATCAACTTCAACACGCGGAAGGACGCGCCGCTGCCGTACCTCTCGAGCACCGCGCCGGTGCGCGTCGGCGCGGCGGCGACGTTCACGAAACCGGTCGTGCTCGACTACCGCAACGGGGCCTGGAAGTTCCAGCCGACCACGCAGCTCACCCCCGAGAACGCCGCCGCAGTGCAGCCGGCGACGTTCACCGACACGCGTGAGGATCGCCCCGCCGACGTCGGGGGAGACGTGCGCCTCGCCGGCTTCAACGTGCTGAACTACTTCACGACGTGGGGTGCCGACGTCGCCGGATGCCAGCCCTACGAGGATCGCGCCGGGAACGGCATCTCCGTGCGCACCGGGTGCGACGCCCGCGGCGCGTGGGATCGGGCGAGTTTCGACCGGCAGCAGGGCAAGATCGTCGACGCGATCAATGCGCTCGATGCCACCGTCGTGTCGCTCGAGGAGATCGAGAACTCCGCCCGCTTCGGCAAGGACCGCGACGCGGCGCTCGCCGACCTCGTCGCCGCCCTGAACGCCGATGAGGCCGTCACGGGCGGCGAGTGGGACTACGTGCACTCCCCGGCCGAGCTGCCCGCGAGCGAGGACGTCATCCGCACCGCCTTCATCTACAAGAAGGACGCGATCGAGCCGCTCGACGCGTCGGTGATCCTCACCGATTCGGCCGCGTTCTCGAAGGCGCGGCAGCCGCTCGCGCAGCACTTCCGACCGGTCGGCTCGGATGCCGATTTCGTGGTGATCGCGAACCACTTCAAGTCGAAGGGCGACAGCAAGCCCGCGGCGACCGGCGACAACGCCGACGCGAAGGACGGCGTCGGCGCGTTCAACGGCGACCGCACGCGTCAGGCCGAAGCGCTGCTCGACTTCGCCTCCGCGATGGAGCAGCGCGCGGGCACGGACCGCGTGTTCCTCGTCGGCGACTTCAACGCGTACGCGGGTGAGACGCCGATCCAGCGCATTCTCGACGCCGACTTCGTCGACCAGGGCGCCAAGACGGGGGAGCAGACCTACGCATTCGACGGCGCGGTCGGCTCGCTCGACTACGTATTCGCGTCTCCCGCCGCGGAACGCCTCGTCACGGGCGCCGACATCTGGAACATCAACTCCGTCGAAGCCGTCGCCCTCGAGTACAGCCGGTACAACTCGAACGTCGTCGACCTCTTCGCCGAAGGGCCGTTCCGGTCGTCGGATCACGATCCCATCGTCGTCGGCATCTCGGCCGATGCGGCGGCGGCCGAGAAGCAGCAGCTCAATCTGCTCAACATCAACGACTTCCACGGCCGCATCGACGCCAACACCGTCAAGTTCGCCGGAACCGTCGAAGCGCTGCGCGCCGAGCACCCGGAGAGCAGTGCGCTCATCTCGTCGGGCGACAACATCGGCGCGTCGCTGTTCGCGTCGTCGGCGGCCGAGGATCAGCCGACCCTCGACGTGCTGAACGCCCTGGGCCTCACCGCCTCTGCGGCCGGCAATCACGAGTTCGATCGCGGCTACGACGACCTCGACGGCCGTGTGCGGGAAGCCGCGGCGTTCCCCTACCTCGGAGCGAACGTCACCCGCGACGGCGCACCGGCGCTGCAGGAGTACGAGATCATCGAGATCGACGGCGTGGACGTCGCCATCATCGGCGCCGTCACGCAGGAGACGCCGTCGCTCGTGTCGCCCGGGGGCATCGAGGGACTCGAGTTCGGCGATCCCGTCGCGGCCGTCAACCGCGTCGCCGCGCAGCTCAGCGACGGCGACCCCGAGAACGGGGAGGCCGACGTCATCGTCGCCGAGTACCACGAGGGAGCCGCCGGCGGCAACGCGGAGCAGACGACGCTGGAGGAGGAGGTCGCCGCGGGCGGCGTCTTCGCCCGCATCGTCACCGAGACCAGCCCCGAGGTCGACGCGATCTTCAACGGGCACACGCACGCCGAGTACGCCTGGAACGCGCCGGTGCCCGGCGCGGCCGACGGCAGCACCCGCCCGGTGCTGCAGACGGGAAGCTACGGCGAGCGCATCGGCCAGGTGGTGCTCGAGTTCGACACGGAGACCGGGGAGACGGAGACGCTCGTCAACCGCAACGTCGCCCGCGTCACCACCGACGACGCCGAGCTCGTCGCGGGCTCGACCGTCGTCGCCGAGGTGCAGCGGATCGTGAACGATGCGCTCGACAACGCGGCGGAGATCGGCAACCGGAAGATCGGCGAAGCCACCGCCGACATCACCACCGCCCACATCGGGGCGGCGCGCGACGATCGCGGTTCGGAGTCGACGCTCGGCAACTTCGTCGCGGACGCCATGCTCGCCACGCTCGCGTCGCCGGAGCGCGGCGGGGCCGAGATCGGCGTGGTGAACCCGGGAGGCCTCCGCGCCGAGCTCGCAGCGGGGGAGATCACGTACGCCGAGGCGAACGCCGTACTGCCCTTCCTGAACAACCTCTGGACCACGACCCTCACCGGGTCGCAGTTCAAGACCGTGCTCGAGCAGCAGTGGCAGCGCACGGCGGACGGCGATGTGCCCTCGAAGCCGTACCTGCAGCTCGGGCTCTCGAAGAACGTCAGCTACACCTTCGACGCCGCGCGCGCCGAGGGGGATCGCATCACGAGCATCACGGTCGACGGGGCGCCCATCGACCCCGAGCGGGAGTACCGCATCGGCTCGTTCAGCTTCCTGCTGCAGGGCGGCGACAACTTCCGGGAGTTCGCGAACGGGGTGCGCACGCAGGACACGGGGCTGGTGGATCGCGACGCGTGGATCGAGTACCTGCGCAGCAACAGCCCGGTCTCGCCGAGCTACGACCGCCGGTCGGTGCAGGTCGCCGGTCTGCCCGACGGCCCGGTGCAGCCGGGCGACGAGATCGAGCTGCAGTTCGACAAGCTCGACCTCACCTCGCTCGGCGTGCCGCCCAACACCGAGATCTCCGCGTCCATCGTCGCGTCGGGCGAGACCGCGGACGCAGCGGCTACGCAGGGCGGCTCGACCGCGGAGGCCGCGGCCCTGGCCACCGCTCCGGTCTCGGACGGTGCTGCGACACTGTCGCTCACGGTGCCCGAGGGCGTCGGCGGGGCGGCGACGCTCACCGCCACGACCGACGTCAGCGGCACCACCGTGACCGTGCCTCTGCAGGTCGAGGCGGCAGCGCCCGGCGGTGCCGATGGTTCGGCGACGGGCGGCGCAGCGGGGGCGGCGACCGGCGCCGCCGACGGCTCGGGGTCTGCCGGAGCTGCCGGCGGCGCGGAGGGCGCGGCTGCGGGCGGTGCCGACGCCGGCGGCACCGCTGCGGCGCGCGCGGCCGATGCGGCCGGTGCTGCAGACGGCGGAGCGGGGAGCGCGGGAGGCGGTGCGCTCGCCGCGACCGGTTCGGAGTCGCCCACGGCGAGCCTCGCCGTGGCGCTCCTGGCGGCGCTCGGCGGAGCGGCGATCCTCGCCCGGCGTGCGCAGCGCGCTCGCAAGCAGATCGCTGCACGCGCGAGCTGA